A single window of Tetrapisispora phaffii CBS 4417 chromosome 16, complete genome DNA harbors:
- the TPHA0P01510 gene encoding sodium/calcium exchanger protein (similar to Saccharomyces cerevisiae VNX1 (YNL321W); ancestral locus Anc_3.19) yields MVYTSHSHDSGSPLFTSKSRDKRASKTLYLNTARTSSSLPDLNKLNDSIAPKLDGNEMSIFSNTSTNNHEQASDRIDADYIIEHFHVISEENVGSSVSSSSVDLRGMQSLVNEMHPFGLKLWKPAIYIKKRTIEQTLYQDTHELLNHKISIFAKLSNLMWLCTVGSVLFLVLMIIRTLLLILDIFVMDPLLQRFIDCYKNFAYYLLHPFGKVVYLKDQRPTKLLIINDRRKEYGSTDNQHRDVGYGAEINNTEQVNFQKSKNFLKSSLRVSTRKESESFKFPIIEFLNNVIVLNLIRAILYVTSIFLHLCVFPIPLSDILWNVSDTLKEDPLQLEFLPLQDYQQLCSEQNEHTDLRYLYSTLKVAEKYYTKFTYNGINIIISNLLCFAVLTISNYYILYRYFNIENFITDPILFFIMCLVSMIPLSFYIGQSIVSISAKSSIGLSAVINAFFSSIVEILMYCIALNHHEGLIVEGAIIGSILGSILLLPGSAMCSGAIKKKIQKYNPASAGITSILLIFSSILICIPSIIDIVYGEYGFECGSAYKTTQRYLSTAMDTCHVIRYELKYNDFYRHKIVHVSQLSSVILFSAYVIGLWYTLKTHALIVWSFKNSTVSNDIEMEAIAVPENASEVLLAPILNDLEGNRTEQDSQNELNRNQARGKHAHKSRLSLQSETSNWSKRRSIFILLVSTVVYAIIANILIESLDELMQTYSETIHPKLVGLTVIALVPNTTEFVNAISFAMQGNMPLSMEIGSAYSLQVCLLQIPALVLYSTIKMAVTSDKTSINVRADLFSMVFPIWDIICLLTSNFMFTYIFSEGDSNYFKGSIIIMLYLILIPGFYLQTERT; encoded by the coding sequence ATGGTTTACACGTCTCACAGTCATGACTCTGGCAGTCCATTGTTTACCAGTAAATCAAGGGATAAAAGGGCATCTAAAACTTTGTATTTAAATACTGCTAGAACCTCTTCATCACTTCCTGATCTgaataaattgaatgacAGCATTGCTCCAAAGTTAGATGGAAATGAAATGTCCATTTTCAGCAACACTTCCACTAATAATCATGAACAAGCATCAGATAGAATTGATGCTGACTATATTATTGAACACTTCCATGTGATATCGGAAGAAAATGTTGGGTCTAGTGTCTCCTCTAGCTCAGTTGACCTGAGAGGCATGCAATCTCTAGTTAATGAAATGCATCCATTTGGTCTGAAATTATGGAAACCTGCgatttatataaagaaaagaaCAATTGAGCAAACTCTATACCAAGATACGCATGAGTTACTTAATCACAAGATATCGATATTTGCTAAACTATCTAACCTAATGTGGCTTTGCACGGTTGGTTCAGTACTGTTCTTGGtgttaatgataataagaACTCTACTACTAATCTTGGACATTTTTGTAATGGATCCATTATTGCAAAGATTCATAGACTGTTACAAGAATTTTGCATATTATTTGCTTCACCCTTTTGGTAAGGTCGTATATTTGAAGGATCAACGGCCTACAAAGcttcttattattaatgataGACGAAAGGAATACGGGTCGACTGATAATCAACATCGAGATGTTGGTTATGGTGctgaaattaataatacagAACAAGtcaattttcaaaaatcaaAGAACTTCTTGAAGTCTTCTTTACGAGTAAGTACCAGGAAAGAATCTGAATCTTTCAAGTTTccaattattgaatttctAAATAATGTGATTGTATTAAATCTCATACGGGCTATTTTATATGTGACATCCATCTTTTTGCATTTATGTGTCTTTCCTATTCCTCTGAGTGATATTTTATGGAATGTTAGTGACACTTTAAAAGAAGATCCATTGCAATTGGAGTTTTTACCATTGCAAGATTATCAACAATTGTGTTCAGAGCAAAATGAACACACTGACTTGAGGTATCTGTATTCCACTTTAAAAGTTgctgaaaaatattatacaAAGTTCACATATAATGgcattaatattataatttccAATCTTCTTTGTTTTGCAGTGTTAACGATTTCCAATTACTATATTCTTTACAGATATTTTAACATTGAAAACTTCATTACTGACCCAATACTCTTTTTCATTATGTGCTTGGTATCGATGATTCCATTGTCATTCTATATTGGTCAGTCTATAGTTTCCATTTCTGCTAAATCATCCATAGGTCTGAGTGCGGTGATCAATGCATTCTTTTCATCAATAGTAGAGATATTGATGTATTGCATAGCATTAAATCATCATGAAGGACTAATAGTAGAAGGAGCAATTATTGGATCCATACTTGGATCTATCTTATTATTACCTGGCTCTGCTATGTGCAGTGGTGCtattaaaaagaagatTCAGAAATATAATCCTGCTAGTGCGGGCATAACCTCgattcttttaatattttctagTATACTGATCTGTATCCCCTcaattattgatattgtATATGGAGAATACGGATTTGAATGTGGATCAGCATACAAAACAACACAAAGGTATCTATCTACAGCGATGGATACGTGCCATGTCATTCGGTATGAACTGAAATATAATGACTTCTATCGCCATAAAATCGTGCATGTATCTCAACTAAGTTctgtaatattattttcagcATATGTAATAGGTTTATGGTATACCTTGAAGACTCATGCTCTAATCGTGTGGTCTTTCAAAAACTCTACAGTAAGTAATGACATTGAGATGGAGGCTATTGCAGTTCCAGAAAATGCCTCTGAAGTTCTGTTAGCACCTATTTTGAATGACCTTGAGGGAAACAGAACGGAGCAAGATTCCcaaaatgaattgaatagGAACCAAGCAAGAGGCAAACATGCCCATAAGAGCAGATTGTCACTCCAATCAGAGACATCAAATTGGTCTAAAAGGCGATCTATATTCATCCTTCTTGTATCTACTGTGGTATACGCAATAATTGCAAATATACTAATCGAATCTCTCGATGAACTAATGCAAACTTATTCAGAAACGATTCATCCAAAGTTAGTCGGTCTGACAGTAATCGCATTGGTACCCAACACAACTGAATTCGTTAACGCCATTTCATTTGCAATGCAAGGTAACATGCCATTATCGATGGAGATAGGAAGTGCCTACTCATTGCAAGTTTGTTTGTTGCAGATTCCAGCTTTAGTCCTATATAGTACAATCAAAATGGCAGTAACCTCAGACAAAACCAGCATCAACGTCAGAGCAGACTTGTTTTCAATGGTATTCCCAATTTGGGACATCATATGTCTCCTAACTAGCAACTTCATGTTCACCTACATCTTCTCAGAAGGCGATTCAAATTACTTTAAAGGTTCAATCATCATCATGCTCTACTTAATTCTCATTCCAGGATTCTATCTGCAGACAGAAAGAACATAG
- the ARG8 gene encoding acetylornithine transaminase (similar to Saccharomyces cerevisiae ARG8 (YOL140W); ancestral locus Anc_3.17): protein MLKRCFGSQSVQSVSGVGRKAFQVTTYARADDLVISRGVNARLFDDVNGKSYIDFTAGIAVTSIGHSNAGVAGVLAEQSQRLLHSSNLYYNEECLGLSQKLVQLTRQFGGQHDASKVFFCNSGTEANEAALKFAKKYGVSQNKNKQGIVAFKNSFHGRTMGALSATYNSKYREPFGDLVPHFRFLDLNAKLTYLQDYIHQNRDSLAGLIVEPIQGEGGIFPVPTETLLGLKKICSASNVVVIYDEIQCGLGRSGKLWAHSYLPKEAHPDMFTVAKALGNGFPIAATVVNEKINNALQVGDHGTTFGGNPLGCAVSNYVLEQIANPQFLENVNKKHGLFIERLSKLKQKYPAQINEIRGKGLMIGVEFNESPAEIVKKCRERGLLVITAGKTTVRFVPALTIEDDVISEGLEIFENSVDEILAKK from the coding sequence ATGTTGAAAAGGTGTTTTGGTAGCCAGTCCGTGCAGAGCGTTTCTGGAGTGGGTAGGAAAGCGTTTCAGGTGACGACGTATGCTAGAGCTGACGATCTTGTCATCTCGAGAGGGGTGAATGCCAGGCTGTTCGACGATGTGAACGGCAAGTCGTACATTGATTTTACCGCCGGTATTGCTGTGACTTCGATTGGACATTCCAATGCGGGTGTAGCTGGTGTCTTGGCGGAACAGTCTCAGAGGTTGCTGCACAGTTCTAACTTGTATTACAACGAAGAATGTCTGGGTTTGAGTCAGAAGCTGGTGCAATTGACAAGGCAGTTTGGGGGCCAGCACGATGCCTCCAAAGTGTTTTTCTGCAATTCGGGGACGGAAGCTAATGAGGCTGCTTTGAAATTCGCAAAGAAATACGGTGTTTCTCAGAACAAGAATAAACAGGGGATCGTTGCATTCAAAAACTCTTTTCATGGCAGAACTATGGGAGCGTTATCGGCTACTTACAACAGCAAATACAGAGAACCGTTCGGAGATTTGGTCCCGCATTTCCGGTTCCTGGATTTGAATGCTAAGCTGACGTATTTGCAAGACTACATCCACCAAAACAGAGACTCTCTTGCAGGTCTGATAGTGGAGCCTATTCAAGGGGAAGGTGGTATTTTCCCTGTCCCCACTGAGACTTTGCTTGGGCTGAAGAAGATCTGCTCAGCTTCAAACGTGGTTGTTATTTACGACGAAATTCAATGTGGACTAGGACGTTCTGGTAAGCTTTGGGCGCACTCGTATTTGCCAAAGGAAGCTCATCCGGATATGTTCACTGTCGCTAAAGCATTGGGCAATGGGTTCCCTATTGCTGCCACTGTAGTTAACGAGAAGATAAACAATGCGCTACAAGTTGGTGATCACGGCACTACTTTTGGTGGTAACCCACTGGGGTGTGCTGTCTCTAATTACGTTCTGGAACAGATTGCCAATCCACAATTCTTGGAAAATGTGAATAAAAAGCACGGACTGTTCATCGAGAGGTTATCGAAActgaaacaaaaatatcCTGCCCAGATTAACGAAATAAGAGGTAAAGGATTGATGATTGGCGTTGAATTTAACGAATCTCCTGCAGAAATTGTCAAGAAATGTAGAGAGCGTGGGCTGTTAGTTATCACTGCCGGTAAGACTACCGTTAGATTTGTACCAGCATTAACAATTGAAGACGATGTTATCAGCGAAGGTTTAGAAATCTTTGAAAACTCAGTTGATGAAATATTGGCTAAGAAATAG